A DNA window from Acidimicrobiales bacterium contains the following coding sequences:
- a CDS encoding RNA polymerase sigma factor: MDIETLALAAKAGDDRAFSALVEATYGDTYTLAHRLTGNAHDAADVVQDAYIRAYKNLKSFRGDSKFSTWMYRITANCAATHLGKRRRNNHDELTDLVAPSDSTAIHDPDFVAMNGSLRSSLLEALAGLPASMRAVVVLRDVYDLPHEDIAAELGISVTAAKVRLHRARRKLRDLVDETVLAEVRRAV; the protein is encoded by the coding sequence GTGGACATCGAGACCCTGGCGCTCGCAGCCAAGGCCGGCGACGACCGGGCGTTCTCTGCGCTGGTCGAGGCAACGTACGGCGACACCTACACGCTGGCCCACAGGCTCACCGGTAACGCCCACGATGCCGCCGATGTGGTTCAGGATGCCTACATAAGGGCGTACAAGAACCTCAAGTCGTTCAGGGGCGATTCCAAGTTCTCGACCTGGATGTATCGCATCACAGCCAACTGCGCTGCAACCCATCTGGGCAAGCGGCGCCGCAACAACCACGACGAGCTGACCGATCTGGTCGCGCCCTCGGACAGCACGGCGATCCACGATCCCGACTTCGTGGCGATGAACGGCTCGCTTCGTAGCTCGTTGTTGGAGGCCTTGGCGGGGTTACCCGCTTCCATGCGTGCGGTCGTGGTATTGCGAGACGTCTACGACCTCCCGCACGAGGACATTGCCGCCGAGCTGGGAATCTCTGTGACGGCGGCCAAGGTGAGGCTCCATCGGGCCCGCCGCAAGCTGCGCGACCTCGTCGACGAGACCGTGTTGGCCGAGGTGCGCCGTGCAGTGTGA
- the tuf gene encoding elongation factor Tu has product MAKEKFERTKPHVNVGTMGHIDHGKTTLTAAITKVLAESSGGKATAFEDIDKAPEERERGITISIAHVEYETANRHYAHVDMPGHADYIKNMITGAAQVDGAILVVSAADGPMPQAREHVLLARQVGVPSIVVALNKVDMVDDEELLELVELEVRELLSEYEFPGDDIPVMPVSALKALEGDADAAAQVLELMAQVDAFIPDPERDTDKPFLMPIEDVFTITGRGTVVTGKIEQGVVHVGDSIEIVGIKDTKTTTCTGVEMFRKLLDEGQAGDNVGVLLRGIGKEEVERGQVLAAPKSITPHTEFEATMYVLTKEEGGRHKPFFTNYRPQFYFRTTDVTGAITLPEGTEMCMPGDNTDLTVELHAPIAMDEGLRFAIREGGRTVGAGRVTKIIK; this is encoded by the coding sequence ATGGCGAAAGAGAAGTTTGAGCGGACGAAGCCTCATGTGAATGTGGGGACGATGGGTCATATTGATCATGGGAAGACGACGTTGACGGCGGCTATTACGAAGGTTTTGGCTGAGTCGTCTGGTGGTAAGGCTACGGCGTTTGAGGATATTGATAAGGCTCCTGAGGAGCGGGAGCGTGGTATTACGATTTCGATTGCTCATGTTGAGTATGAGACTGCGAATCGTCATTATGCGCATGTTGATATGCCTGGGCATGCTGATTACATCAAGAATATGATTACGGGTGCTGCGCAGGTTGATGGCGCGATTCTTGTTGTGTCGGCTGCTGATGGTCCGATGCCTCAGGCGCGTGAGCATGTGTTGTTGGCTCGTCAGGTGGGTGTTCCGTCGATTGTGGTTGCCTTGAATAAGGTGGACATGGTTGATGATGAGGAGTTGTTGGAGCTTGTTGAGCTTGAGGTTCGTGAGCTTCTGTCGGAGTATGAGTTCCCTGGGGATGATATTCCGGTGATGCCTGTGTCGGCTTTGAAGGCGCTTGAGGGTGATGCGGATGCTGCTGCTCAGGTGTTGGAGTTGATGGCGCAGGTTGATGCGTTTATTCCTGATCCTGAGCGTGATACGGATAAGCCGTTCTTGATGCCGATTGAGGATGTGTTCACGATTACGGGTCGTGGGACGGTTGTGACTGGCAAGATCGAGCAGGGTGTTGTCCATGTGGGTGACTCGATCGAGATTGTTGGTATCAAGGACACGAAGACGACGACGTGTACTGGTGTTGAGATGTTCCGGAAGCTTCTTGATGAGGGGCAGGCTGGTGACAATGTTGGTGTGTTGTTGAGGGGTATTGGTAAGGAGGAGGTGGAGCGTGGTCAGGTGTTGGCTGCGCCGAAGTCGATTACTCCTCATACCGAGTTTGAGGCGACGATGTATGTGTTGACGAAGGAGGAGGGTGGTCGTCATAAGCCTTTCTTCACGAATTATCGTCCTCAGTTCTATTTCCGTACGACGGATGTGACGGGTGCGATTACGTTGCCTGAGGGTACGGAGATGTGTATGCCGGGTGATAACACGGATTTGACTGTTGAGTTGCATGCTCCGATTGCTATGGATGAGGGTTTGCGGTTTGCTATTCGTGAGGGTGGTCGTACTGTTGGTGCTGGTCGAGTCACCAAGATCATCAAGTAG
- a CDS encoding N-acetyltransferase family protein produces MLLRLATLDDAAAIARIYNNEVEHSTATFDLRPRTLDEQRTWLVDRSGAHAVVVAVIEGEVAGFASLSPYRQRPAYNTTVESSVYVSDRHRGLGVGDHLMAELCRCSDSHGFHTMIARIGDSNTASIELHRKHGFETVGIEREIGRKFGRWLDVNVMQRMARPR; encoded by the coding sequence TTGTTGCTGCGCCTCGCGACGCTCGACGATGCCGCGGCGATCGCCCGCATCTACAACAACGAGGTCGAACACTCGACTGCGACATTTGACCTTCGCCCCCGCACACTCGACGAGCAGCGCACCTGGCTGGTCGATAGATCTGGGGCCCACGCCGTCGTGGTCGCCGTGATCGAGGGCGAAGTCGCGGGGTTCGCCTCGCTTTCGCCCTACCGCCAACGGCCGGCCTACAACACGACCGTGGAGAGTTCGGTCTATGTCTCAGACCGTCACCGCGGTCTGGGAGTCGGCGACCATCTGATGGCCGAACTCTGCCGCTGCAGCGACAGCCACGGTTTTCACACGATGATCGCCCGCATCGGCGACTCGAACACCGCCTCGATCGAGCTGCACCGCAAGCACGGATTCGAGACGGTGGGCATCGAGCGAGAGATCGGACGCAAGTTCGGCCGGTGGCTCGACGTGAACGTGATGCAGCGCATGGCAAGGCCGCGCTGA
- a CDS encoding YajQ family cyclic di-GMP-binding protein has protein sequence MASFDVVSQIDMQEVRNAVDQAAREIANRYDFKNTNTSIELGDESITLASVSADRLAAARVVLEEKLVKRKVSLKSLDYGKEQDAAGGTVRQVVALKAGISSDDAKSINKYIKTLGLKGVQSQTQGDQVRVISKKRDDLQTVIAGLKEGPFDLPLQFENFRD, from the coding sequence ATGGCATCCTTCGACGTGGTTTCTCAGATCGACATGCAGGAGGTCCGCAACGCCGTCGACCAGGCGGCTCGCGAGATCGCCAACCGCTACGACTTCAAGAACACCAACACCTCGATCGAGTTGGGCGACGAGTCGATAACCCTGGCATCGGTGTCGGCCGACCGGCTCGCCGCAGCCCGGGTGGTGCTCGAGGAAAAGCTCGTCAAGCGCAAGGTGAGCCTCAAGTCGCTGGACTATGGCAAGGAACAAGACGCCGCCGGCGGCACCGTTCGACAGGTCGTGGCGTTGAAGGCCGGAATCTCATCCGACGACGCGAAGTCGATCAACAAATACATCAAGACCCTCGGCCTGAAGGGCGTCCAATCTCAGACGCAGGGCGACCAGGTGCGTGTCATCTCGAAGAAGCGCGACGATCTCCAGACGGTCATCGCTGGGCTCAAGGAAGGCCCGTTCGACCTGCCCCTGCAGTTCGAGAACTTCCGCGACTGA
- a CDS encoding zinc metalloprotease HtpX, giving the protein MLNTAKTAVLMAGLSGLILFISSFWGANGLVIGLIVALVTVGGSYWFSDKLAIRSARAVELQPGQLPEYWNIMTELTQRAGMPMPKLYISPDPQPNAFATGRNPENSAVCVTQGLVQHLEWYEIRGVLAHELAHIKNRDILIGSVAAAIATAITFAARMAQFAAIFGGGNRDDDRNPIAELALIFLAPVAAMVLQMAISRSREFQADRTAARLIEDGEPLARALEKLSIGTQRIAGIADPAQAQMYIANPLAGRQMSFRSLFSTHPAMDERIRRLRDNSWR; this is encoded by the coding sequence ATGTTGAATACCGCCAAGACCGCCGTGCTCATGGCCGGCCTCAGTGGTCTCATCCTGTTCATCTCTAGCTTTTGGGGCGCAAACGGCCTCGTTATAGGCCTGATCGTCGCCTTGGTCACCGTCGGCGGCTCTTACTGGTTCAGCGACAAGCTGGCCATCCGCTCTGCCCGCGCTGTCGAACTTCAGCCGGGGCAGTTGCCCGAGTACTGGAACATCATGACCGAGCTGACCCAGCGCGCCGGCATGCCCATGCCCAAGCTCTACATCAGCCCTGATCCACAGCCCAACGCGTTTGCCACCGGGCGCAACCCCGAGAACTCCGCGGTGTGTGTGACCCAGGGCTTGGTGCAGCACCTCGAGTGGTACGAGATCAGGGGTGTTCTCGCTCACGAGCTGGCCCACATCAAGAACCGTGACATCCTCATCGGTTCGGTGGCCGCTGCCATCGCAACCGCCATCACCTTCGCTGCCCGCATGGCCCAGTTCGCGGCGATCTTCGGAGGGGGCAACCGCGACGACGATCGCAATCCCATCGCCGAGTTGGCGCTGATATTCCTGGCCCCGGTTGCAGCGATGGTGCTGCAGATGGCTATCAGCCGGTCGCGCGAGTTCCAGGCCGACCGCACGGCGGCTCGCCTGATCGAAGACGGTGAGCCTCTGGCCCGAGCGCTCGAGAAGCTCAGCATCGGAACCCAGCGCATCGCAGGTATAGCCGACCCGGCCCAGGCCCAGATGTACATCGCCAACCCGTTGGCCGGACGCCAGATGAGCTTCCGCAGCCTGTTCTCGACCCATCCTGCGATGGACGAGCGCATCCGCCGCCTCCGCGACAACAGCTGGCGGTGA
- the acs gene encoding acetate--CoA ligase: MNEPTIENYYSEDRTFAPPADFVSRALVTDNSLYEEAAADRLGFWARQARELVTWFEDFDTVLEWELPFAKWFVGGKLNVSYNCLDRHVEAGKGDKVAFHWEGEPGDTRTITYSELLDEVSRFANSLKSLGVQKGDRVCIYMPMIPELPVAMLACARIGAPHSIVFGGFSADSLADRIHDAEAKVLITADGGYRRGDPFGLKPTADAAVAATSSIEHVVVVQRTGQDVDWTDVDVWWHDLMADASPDCPPEPMDSEDLLYLLYTSGTTAKPKGIMHTTGGYLTQVAFTHKYVFDLHPDSDVYWCAADIGWVTGHSYIVYGPLANGCTSVMYEGTPDTPRPELREGERAQWPKDRLWDIIERYGVTQLYTAPTAIRTFMKWGAQEVERHDLSSLKVLGTVGEPINPEAWMWYHTHIGGERCPIVDTWWQTETGGHMITPLPGVTTTKPGSAVGAIPGVVVEVVDDDGNPIERGGGYLTISEPWPSMLRGIWGDPERYKQTYWSTYQGRYFAGDGAKIDDDGYLWLLGRVDDVMNVSGHRISTTEVESALVDHPAVAEAAVVGATDATTGQAIIGYVILRGGNESSPELTEEIRGHVATKLGAIARPKAVVLVPDLPKTRSGKIMRRLLRDVAEGRILGDTTTLADATVVDEIRDRAASGNHDDD; encoded by the coding sequence GTGAACGAGCCGACGATCGAGAACTATTACTCCGAGGACAGGACGTTCGCCCCACCGGCCGACTTCGTGAGCCGGGCCCTGGTCACAGACAACTCGCTGTACGAGGAGGCCGCGGCAGACCGGTTGGGCTTTTGGGCGCGCCAGGCTCGCGAGCTGGTGACCTGGTTCGAGGACTTCGACACCGTCCTCGAGTGGGAGCTTCCCTTCGCCAAATGGTTCGTGGGCGGCAAGCTCAACGTTTCGTACAACTGCCTCGACCGTCACGTCGAAGCGGGCAAGGGCGACAAGGTCGCCTTCCACTGGGAGGGCGAACCTGGTGACACCCGCACCATCACCTACTCCGAACTGCTCGACGAAGTGTCGCGGTTTGCGAACTCGCTGAAGAGCCTGGGGGTCCAAAAAGGCGATCGGGTTTGCATCTACATGCCGATGATTCCCGAACTGCCAGTAGCGATGTTGGCCTGCGCGCGCATCGGTGCGCCGCACTCGATCGTGTTCGGCGGCTTTTCGGCCGACTCGTTGGCCGACCGTATCCATGACGCCGAGGCCAAGGTCCTGATCACCGCCGACGGGGGCTACCGCCGTGGCGACCCGTTCGGGCTCAAGCCGACGGCCGACGCAGCCGTGGCTGCCACATCCAGCATCGAGCACGTCGTCGTGGTGCAGCGCACCGGACAAGACGTCGACTGGACCGATGTAGACGTCTGGTGGCACGACCTGATGGCCGATGCCTCGCCGGATTGCCCGCCCGAACCCATGGACTCCGAGGATCTGCTGTATCTCCTGTACACCTCGGGCACCACCGCAAAGCCCAAGGGCATCATGCACACCACCGGTGGATACCTCACCCAGGTGGCATTCACCCACAAATACGTGTTCGACCTGCATCCGGACAGCGACGTCTATTGGTGCGCAGCCGACATCGGCTGGGTCACCGGCCACAGCTACATCGTCTACGGCCCCCTGGCCAATGGCTGTACCTCGGTGATGTATGAGGGCACGCCAGATACGCCGCGCCCCGAACTGCGCGAAGGCGAGCGCGCCCAGTGGCCCAAGGATCGTCTGTGGGACATCATCGAGCGCTATGGGGTGACCCAGCTCTACACGGCCCCCACCGCAATCCGCACCTTCATGAAGTGGGGCGCGCAGGAGGTCGAACGCCACGACCTGTCCAGCCTGAAGGTACTGGGCACGGTCGGCGAGCCGATCAACCCCGAGGCCTGGATGTGGTACCACACCCACATCGGCGGCGAGCGGTGCCCGATCGTCGACACGTGGTGGCAGACCGAGACGGGCGGCCACATGATCACCCCTCTGCCCGGTGTCACGACCACCAAGCCCGGCTCGGCGGTTGGCGCCATTCCTGGCGTCGTTGTCGAGGTTGTCGACGACGACGGCAACCCGATCGAACGCGGTGGCGGTTATCTGACCATCAGCGAACCCTGGCCGTCGATGTTGCGCGGCATCTGGGGCGACCCCGAGCGCTACAAGCAGACCTACTGGAGCACCTACCAGGGCCGATACTTCGCCGGCGACGGGGCCAAGATCGACGACGATGGCTACCTGTGGCTGCTGGGCCGCGTCGACGACGTGATGAATGTCTCGGGCCACCGCATCTCCACCACCGAGGTCGAGTCGGCGCTGGTCGATCACCCCGCCGTGGCCGAGGCCGCCGTGGTGGGAGCCACCGACGCCACCACAGGCCAGGCCATCATCGGCTACGTCATCTTGCGCGGCGGCAATGAATCCAGCCCCGAGCTGACCGAAGAGATCCGCGGCCACGTTGCCACCAAGCTCGGCGCCATCGCTCGCCCCAAGGCCGTTGTGCTGGTGCCCGACCTGCCCAAGACCCGCTCTGGAAAGATCATGCGTCGTCTCCTGCGCGATGTTGCCGAGGGTCGCATCCTCGGTGACACCACGACGTTGGCAGACGCCACGGTGGTCGACGAGATCCGCGATCGGGCGGCTTCTGGCAACCACGACGACGATTGA